The following coding sequences lie in one Arachis hypogaea cultivar Tifrunner chromosome 4, arahy.Tifrunner.gnm2.J5K5, whole genome shotgun sequence genomic window:
- the LOC112796010 gene encoding cytochrome b561 and DOMON domain-containing protein At4g17280 — protein sequence MGRTNLMLRIVLLISVLSSMMFGSSAQTCKGQTFNNNKVYATCRDLPHLSSYLHWSYVQSTGKLDIAFRHAGITSSSNWVAWAINKNNDLQSAMSGAQAIVATTTGGTTKAYTSPIASPNTQLKEGNISYATTGVSATYQGSEVTIYATVTLPKGTTSIVHLWQDGAMSGSTPQIHAQNSANLDSKEKLDLVSGSSQAGSSGGSLRRRRNVHGVLNALSWGILMPIGAIIARYVKVFPSADPAWFYLHVTCQTSAYIIGVAGWGTGLKLGSDTPGVTYHTHRTLGIILFCFGTLQLFALLLRPNKDHKYRPYWNIYHYLIGYGTIVISIVNIFKGFSALEKSAQDRYDNWKHAYIGIIAGLGGLALLLECFTWIVVLKRKKTEGKMSHNGANGANGYGVRPQNV from the exons ATGGGTAGAACAAACTTGATGCTGAGGATTGTGTTGTTAATCTCTGTGCTGAGCTCCATGATGTTTGGATCTTCAGCACAGACATGTAAAGGACAAACCTTTAACAACAACAAAGTGTATGCCACGTGTCGTGATCTTCCACATTTATCATCATACCTTCACTGGAGCTATGTTCAATCCACTGGAAAACTTGACATAGCATTCAGGCACGCAGGGATCACCTCATCAAGTAACTGGGTAGCTTGGGCTATCAATAAAAATAACGACTTGCAATCAGCCATGTCTGGAGCACAAGCAATTGTGGCTACCACAACTGGTGGTACCACAAAAGCATACACTTCACCAATTGCTAGCCCCAACACACAGTTGAAAGAAGGGAATATCAGTTATGCAACCACTGGTGTGTCTGCTACTTATCAAGGTAGTGAGGTTACCATTTATGCTACTGTTACTCTCCCTAAGGGGACCACATCAATAGTCCATCTTTGGCAAGATGGTGCTATGTCTGGTTCTACTCCTCAGATACATGCTCAGAATTCTGCTAATCTTGATTCCAAGGAAAAATTGGATCTTGTTTCCGGATCCAGCCAAGCAGGATCCAGTGGTGGATctcttagaagaagaagaaat GTTCATGGAGTGCTGAATGCACTGAGCTGGGGGATCTTGATGCCTATTGGTGCAATAATAGCAAGGTATGTGAAGGTGTTCCCATCTGCAGACCCTGCTTGGTTTTACCTTCATGTGACATGCCAAACCTCTGCATACATTATTGGTGTTGCTGGTTGGGGAACTGGTCTCAAACTTGGCAGTGACACACCTGGTGTGACTTATCATACCCACAGAACACTTGGCATCATCCTCTTCTGCTTTGGAACCCTTCAG TTGTTTGCTTTGCTTCTGAGGCCAAACAAAGATCACAAATACAGACCCTATTGGAACATCTATCACTACCTGATCGGATACGGCACCATAGTTATCAGTATTGTTAACATCTTCAAAGGGTTTAGTGCACTGGAGAAATCTGCTCAGGATCGCTATGATAACTGGAAGCATGCATACATTGGCATCATTGCAGGTTTGGGTGGACTTGCTCTCCTTTTGGAGTGTTTCACATGGATTGTTGTCTTGAAGAGGAAGAAAACAGAGGGAAAGATGTCACATAATGGAGCAAATGGTGCTAATGGCTATGGGGTTAGGCCACAGAATGTGTAG